From Chryseobacterium joostei, the proteins below share one genomic window:
- a CDS encoding TonB-dependent receptor: MKTNLEKLLTLVFVCFIIFVSAQKQLIIGTVLDDSQPLPGATVKIKGLSKSITTDIDGKFTINDIKDGQYSLQISYIGYESSDVDIDLKSGATIDLGTIRLSQPRKNLDEVVVTGTLKNTEARALNLQKNAINITNVIASDGIGKLPDRNAAETVQRVQGVSIERDQGEGRFVSLRGLPPFWASTTINGNRLPTAEEETTSRATAFDFFPTELISYVHVNKSFTPDMEADGIGGGVNFIIKTPPMKTEFKATLGSGYNAKADKGVYNLGLLYGGRTKDKKFGYLFNFAHFIRNWSTDNFEARRSGDEGVFRLELRDYNGVRKTTGINAAFEYVLSPKNTFYLKGMYGTLSDDETHYKHRIRFDKFSSANNTARVELQNIHNLLITELTSVSLGGIHSLSKGKIDWDLSYYDNRFKYGNIPDKQNNSYYVIKYTQSGVGINPDYISDHGNGPRAYWKADGGKLDYKNPDALFGFYSDPNFKMDATKMRFTDLEFYKVFVEEKDKIVAAFNHEINTSDKLTLKYGLKYRDKERNARFSDIFYNWSNGTAPLLSDYGQYITTQANGPKYLSEMNAHIGNSFGPVLSTSGMNQFWYQNQGNLKINTADSEALEYNKALGRNFDVFEKHADAYGMATYKLNDKITLLGGVRLSNTNTKVKGYNVIDDVLTPVEHTKNYLAVLPMLHLKYTLNDKANLRFAATRTFSRPNFGDLTPGGTYIEADNEFKGGNPDLNPTYSLNFDLMGEYYFSNVGILSGGVFYKSITDPIFQDSFTGSYNGMNGVQFSAPNNGKAAWLGGVELGINKRFDFLPGFLQYFGAQVNATFMTSEMEKPSGRKVKLPYQAKELYNVQLFFEKKGFNARLAYNYKGKYAVEYAEEDLNDSYYGKYSNLDFGGSYQFTKFLTLYADVNNILNKPLIYHFGKNEDRPEQVEYYGVRFNLGIKLNF, encoded by the coding sequence ATGAAAACAAATTTAGAGAAATTACTTACCCTTGTTTTTGTCTGTTTTATCATTTTTGTTTCAGCACAAAAGCAGTTAATTATAGGAACTGTTCTTGATGACAGCCAACCGCTTCCCGGTGCAACCGTTAAAATAAAAGGTTTATCGAAGAGCATCACCACAGACATTGATGGAAAATTTACAATCAATGACATTAAAGACGGCCAATACAGTCTACAGATCAGCTACATTGGTTACGAATCTTCAGATGTTGATATTGACTTAAAATCCGGAGCCACTATAGATCTGGGAACCATAAGATTATCACAACCAAGAAAAAATCTTGATGAAGTTGTAGTAACCGGAACCCTAAAAAACACAGAAGCTAGAGCTTTAAATCTACAGAAGAATGCCATTAACATCACCAACGTCATCGCATCAGATGGTATCGGGAAACTTCCGGACAGAAATGCAGCAGAGACCGTACAACGTGTACAGGGCGTATCCATTGAAAGAGATCAGGGCGAGGGAAGGTTTGTTTCCTTAAGAGGGCTTCCTCCTTTCTGGGCCTCCACTACAATTAACGGAAACAGGCTGCCAACTGCTGAAGAGGAAACAACATCCAGGGCTACAGCTTTTGATTTTTTCCCTACAGAGCTGATTTCTTATGTGCATGTAAACAAATCTTTTACGCCTGATATGGAAGCTGATGGAATTGGTGGCGGTGTTAACTTTATTATCAAGACACCACCCATGAAAACTGAGTTTAAAGCCACATTAGGAAGTGGTTACAACGCCAAAGCAGATAAAGGAGTTTATAATCTTGGCTTGTTATATGGCGGAAGAACAAAGGATAAAAAATTCGGGTATCTTTTTAATTTTGCTCATTTCATCAGAAACTGGTCTACTGATAACTTCGAAGCAAGAAGAAGTGGTGACGAGGGCGTTTTCAGGTTAGAGCTTCGTGATTATAACGGCGTTAGAAAGACAACAGGAATCAATGCTGCTTTTGAGTATGTCCTTTCTCCGAAAAACACTTTCTATCTAAAAGGAATGTATGGAACCCTTTCTGATGATGAAACCCATTATAAGCACAGAATCAGATTCGATAAATTCAGTTCTGCCAATAATACGGCGAGAGTAGAGCTTCAAAATATTCACAACTTACTGATCACAGAACTTACTTCAGTTTCATTGGGTGGTATTCATAGTTTAAGTAAGGGAAAAATTGACTGGGATCTTTCTTATTATGACAATCGATTCAAGTATGGAAACATTCCTGATAAGCAGAATAACTCTTATTATGTAATCAAATATACTCAGTCAGGAGTAGGAATAAACCCTGATTATATTTCCGATCACGGAAATGGGCCAAGAGCCTACTGGAAAGCAGATGGCGGAAAATTAGATTATAAAAACCCGGATGCCTTATTTGGGTTCTACAGCGATCCTAATTTCAAAATGGATGCTACTAAAATGAGATTTACAGATCTTGAATTCTATAAGGTTTTTGTAGAAGAAAAGGACAAAATCGTTGCTGCTTTTAATCATGAAATCAATACTTCCGACAAACTTACCTTAAAATATGGGTTAAAGTATAGGGATAAGGAACGTAATGCAAGGTTCTCTGATATTTTCTACAACTGGAGCAATGGAACAGCTCCTCTTTTATCCGATTATGGACAATATATTACTACACAAGCAAACGGGCCAAAATATTTAAGCGAAATGAACGCCCATATCGGGAACTCTTTTGGGCCGGTACTATCTACTTCCGGAATGAATCAGTTTTGGTACCAGAATCAGGGAAATCTAAAGATCAACACTGCTGATTCTGAAGCATTAGAATACAATAAGGCGTTAGGAAGAAACTTTGATGTTTTTGAAAAACATGCCGATGCATACGGAATGGCAACCTATAAACTGAATGATAAGATTACTCTTTTAGGTGGTGTCAGATTATCCAATACCAACACAAAAGTAAAAGGATATAATGTAATTGATGATGTTCTTACGCCTGTGGAGCACACTAAAAATTATCTTGCTGTTTTACCAATGCTTCATTTAAAATATACCTTAAATGATAAAGCCAACCTCCGATTTGCCGCTACGAGAACGTTTTCAAGACCTAATTTCGGAGATCTGACCCCTGGAGGAACTTATATTGAAGCAGACAATGAATTCAAAGGTGGAAATCCGGATCTTAATCCTACTTATTCTTTAAATTTTGACCTGATGGGAGAATACTATTTCTCAAATGTGGGTATTCTGAGTGGTGGAGTTTTCTATAAATCCATTACAGACCCCATCTTTCAGGATTCATTTACCGGAAGCTATAATGGGATGAACGGAGTACAGTTTTCGGCTCCCAATAACGGAAAAGCAGCATGGTTGGGAGGAGTTGAGCTAGGCATCAATAAAAGATTTGACTTTTTGCCAGGTTTCCTTCAATATTTCGGGGCACAGGTGAATGCCACCTTTATGACTTCAGAAATGGAAAAACCAAGCGGAAGAAAAGTAAAACTTCCTTACCAAGCCAAGGAATTGTATAACGTACAGCTATTCTTTGAGAAAAAGGGATTCAATGCAAGACTTGCTTACAACTATAAAGGAAAGTATGCAGTGGAATATGCTGAGGAAGACCTGAATGATTCTTACTACGGGAAATACAGCAATCTGGACTTTGGAGGATCTTATCAGTTTACCAAGTTCCTGACGCTATATGCAGATGTCAACAATATTCTGAACAAACCCTTGATCTATCACTTCGGTAAAAACGAAGACCGCCCTGAGCAGGTGGAATATTATGGAGTAAGATTTAATCTTGGAATAAAACTGAACTTCTAA
- a CDS encoding DUF5690 family protein: MAKTINKKTIVTLKAAFAAFGVYFCMYGFRKPFTVASFESLSYFGVDYKILIIIAQAVGYFISKFIGIKFISELKPQKRIRYLFIFIAVAELALLGFAVVPAPYNILFMFINGIPLGMIWGIVFSYIEGRKTTEIIGLFLCSSFVISSGFTKSVGKFLMDTFSISEFWMPFSAGLIFIVPLLIFGMLLEKIPQPTEEDILLKSKREPLNGKGRKALIYQFFIPIVCVIFLYICLTILRDFRDNFNREIWDGLHFTFDSSIFTLTEIPIAAMVLLILSFMVRVKNNKRAFAYYHYILFAGILTVGLSTYLFQQNLLSPFLWMTISGFGMYICYIPFNGIYFDRMIAAFDIKGNVGFLIYIVDSFGYLGSVLILLYKNFGSAQTSWLSFYITLNYIITFTVLILSVIAFLSFRKKSKPKSNSNQFINFDTSKIL, encoded by the coding sequence ATGGCCAAAACCATCAATAAAAAAACAATAGTAACGCTGAAAGCTGCCTTTGCTGCTTTCGGTGTTTACTTCTGCATGTATGGATTTCGAAAGCCCTTTACTGTAGCCTCCTTTGAAAGTCTTTCTTATTTTGGGGTCGATTATAAAATATTAATTATTATTGCTCAGGCAGTGGGCTATTTTATTTCGAAATTCATTGGGATCAAATTCATTTCAGAATTAAAGCCACAAAAAAGGATTCGATATTTATTTATATTCATTGCTGTGGCTGAGCTTGCCCTGCTAGGATTTGCAGTAGTTCCCGCTCCTTATAATATTCTCTTTATGTTCATTAATGGTATTCCGTTGGGAATGATCTGGGGAATTGTTTTTTCATACATTGAGGGGCGTAAAACAACTGAAATTATCGGATTGTTTTTATGCTCAAGTTTTGTAATTTCTTCAGGATTTACAAAGTCTGTAGGAAAGTTTTTGATGGATACATTTTCTATTTCGGAATTCTGGATGCCTTTTTCTGCCGGGCTGATCTTTATTGTTCCATTACTTATTTTCGGAATGCTTTTGGAAAAAATCCCTCAGCCCACAGAAGAAGATATTTTGCTTAAAAGTAAAAGGGAACCCCTTAACGGAAAAGGCAGAAAGGCGCTTATTTATCAGTTTTTCATTCCAATCGTATGTGTTATTTTTCTTTATATCTGCTTAACGATTTTAAGAGATTTCAGAGATAACTTCAACCGTGAGATCTGGGATGGGTTGCATTTCACTTTTGACAGTTCTATCTTCACCTTAACGGAAATTCCAATTGCAGCAATGGTATTATTAATCCTAAGCTTCATGGTAAGGGTTAAAAACAATAAAAGGGCATTTGCCTATTATCACTACATTCTTTTTGCGGGAATTCTTACCGTAGGACTTTCAACCTATCTGTTTCAGCAAAACTTATTATCTCCTTTTCTGTGGATGACTATTTCAGGCTTTGGGATGTATATCTGTTATATTCCTTTTAACGGAATTTATTTTGACAGGATGATTGCCGCCTTTGATATTAAGGGTAATGTAGGATTCCTGATCTATATTGTAGATTCCTTTGGATATCTTGGAAGTGTTTTGATTCTGTTGTACAAGAATTTTGGTTCTGCCCAGACTTCATGGCTTAGCTTTTATATTACCTTAAATTATATCATAACATTCACTGTTTTAATCCTTTCGGTCATTGCATTTCTTTCTTTCAGAAAAAAGTCAAAACCGAAATCAAACTCTAATCAATTCATCAATTTCGATACTTCGAAAATCTTATAA
- a CDS encoding TIGR03364 family FAD-dependent oxidoreductase, whose product MTTKFDLLVVGGGILGTFHAYHALKKNLKVAILERNAVPQGATVRNFGQVVPSGMDLKWQNFGRESLEIYNELHTQADLTIRKNGSIYIASNDEELQLIEELYEINRNNDYESVLLSKNDCIKKFDGLRSDYCKGGLFFPQELSVDSADMIVKLHKLLQEKMGLQIFYNTTISETHEDNQKCIATATDGTEFTASKIIICGGHEFKTLYPNVFNESDLEVSKLQMLQTKPQGIYSLQGNILTGLSIRRYEAFGECPSFQKIKSLENPNSFEKRYGVHILFKQALDGSIILGDSHEYADAKNADDLGYDLNMEIDEFMIHEARKIIDLPTYEIQRRWFGVYSQCKTKDIFEHSPSPNVHIVTGIGGKGMTGSGGFSKFNIEKIYA is encoded by the coding sequence ATGACAACAAAATTTGATTTACTCGTTGTGGGAGGCGGAATTCTTGGAACATTCCATGCTTATCATGCCCTGAAGAAAAATCTTAAAGTAGCCATCCTTGAAAGAAATGCTGTACCTCAAGGTGCAACGGTAAGAAACTTCGGACAGGTAGTACCTTCTGGGATGGATCTTAAATGGCAAAACTTTGGAAGAGAAAGTCTTGAAATATATAATGAACTTCATACCCAGGCAGATCTTACCATCAGAAAAAACGGTTCCATATACATTGCTTCCAATGATGAAGAGCTTCAGTTGATTGAAGAGCTGTATGAAATCAACAGAAACAATGACTATGAATCTGTTTTATTATCCAAAAATGACTGCATCAAGAAATTTGACGGCCTTCGTTCAGACTATTGCAAAGGAGGTCTTTTCTTTCCACAGGAGCTTTCTGTAGATTCTGCTGATATGATTGTAAAGCTTCACAAGCTTTTACAGGAAAAAATGGGACTACAGATCTTCTATAATACTACCATTTCTGAAACTCATGAAGATAACCAAAAGTGTATAGCCACAGCAACGGATGGAACTGAATTCACCGCTTCAAAAATCATTATCTGCGGCGGTCATGAATTTAAAACATTATATCCTAATGTATTCAATGAAAGTGATCTGGAAGTAAGTAAGCTTCAAATGCTTCAGACAAAACCACAGGGGATTTATTCTCTCCAGGGAAATATTCTTACAGGTCTTTCCATCAGAAGGTATGAAGCATTTGGGGAATGTCCATCTTTCCAAAAGATCAAATCTTTGGAAAATCCTAATTCGTTTGAAAAAAGGTATGGTGTTCATATTTTATTCAAGCAGGCATTGGACGGATCTATCATTCTTGGGGATTCTCATGAATACGCAGATGCCAAAAATGCAGATGACCTTGGCTATGATCTTAATATGGAAATTGATGAGTTTATGATCCATGAAGCCAGGAAAATCATTGATCTTCCAACATATGAAATTCAGAGAAGATGGTTTGGGGTGTATTCTCAGTGCAAAACGAAAGATATCTTTGAGCACAGCCCATCTCCTAATGTTCACATCGTAACGGGTATAGGAGGAAAAGGAATGACGGGAAGCGGAGGCTTCTCCAAGTTTAATATTGAAAAAATCTACGCATAA
- a CDS encoding HAD-IA family hydrolase translates to MKNIELLVLDMAGTTIDEDNVVYKTLTNAVNDYGYEVSLDKVLSTCAGMEKLEAITSLLREINGNEEDAPAIFENFSSQLKESYRNLEVKPINGTEDFLLKMKAKNKKIVLNTGYTSEIAHQLLNKLNWMENIHFDALITADDVLESRPSPEMIHLAMKKFNITEADKVLKAGDSVIDVEEGKNAGCGLTIAVLSGAQSRTELEKAEPDYILKTISEAENIL, encoded by the coding sequence ATGAAAAATATAGAATTACTGGTTCTGGATATGGCCGGAACAACAATTGACGAGGACAATGTAGTATACAAAACATTGACAAATGCTGTAAATGACTATGGTTATGAGGTAAGTTTGGATAAAGTATTATCTACCTGTGCCGGTATGGAGAAACTGGAAGCCATCACAAGCCTGCTAAGGGAAATTAACGGTAATGAAGAAGATGCTCCAGCTATTTTTGAGAATTTTTCATCTCAGCTCAAGGAGTCTTATAGAAATCTTGAGGTAAAACCGATCAACGGGACAGAGGATTTTCTTCTTAAAATGAAAGCTAAGAATAAAAAAATAGTGTTAAATACGGGGTATACTTCTGAGATTGCCCATCAGCTTTTAAACAAATTAAACTGGATGGAAAATATCCATTTTGATGCACTTATTACTGCAGATGATGTTTTGGAAAGCCGCCCAAGCCCAGAAATGATTCATCTTGCCATGAAAAAATTCAATATTACTGAAGCTGATAAAGTTTTAAAGGCCGGAGATTCTGTCATTGATGTTGAAGAAGGTAAAAATGCAGGCTGTGGGCTTACCATTGCAGTGCTTTCTGGAGCACAGAGCAGAACAGAATTGGAAAAGGCTGAGCCTGACTATATTTTGAAAACCATTTCTGAGGCTGAAAATATTCTTTAA
- a CDS encoding alkaline phosphatase family protein yields the protein MKTKLFSMAVVMSCFLGAQTKKVLFIGIDGCRADVMMSTPTPNIQNLINQSIYSLDGLCASTTWSGNGWSTMLTGVWHTKHNVQDNSFTNPNYINYPDFMTRAEAYNPNLRTISLANWAPINDKIVKSADVKTNLATDLAVKNAAVSALQNDNPDILFVDFDDVDHAGHSYGFSSSVPQYVSSIQTTDSYIGEIVNAMKNRAT from the coding sequence ATGAAAACAAAACTATTCTCAATGGCTGTTGTAATGAGCTGCTTCCTTGGAGCGCAAACCAAGAAAGTCCTTTTTATTGGTATTGATGGATGCCGCGCAGACGTTATGATGTCTACCCCTACTCCCAACATCCAAAACCTCATCAATCAATCTATTTATTCTCTTGACGGGCTTTGTGCCTCTACCACATGGAGCGGAAACGGCTGGAGTACGATGCTTACGGGTGTATGGCATACCAAGCACAATGTTCAGGATAATAGTTTTACTAATCCTAATTACATCAATTATCCGGATTTTATGACAAGAGCGGAAGCTTACAATCCTAATCTTAGAACAATTTCTTTGGCAAACTGGGCACCCATTAATGATAAGATTGTAAAAAGTGCTGATGTAAAGACTAATCTGGCAACAGATCTTGCAGTAAAAAATGCCGCGGTAAGCGCTTTACAGAATGATAATCCTGATATTCTTTTTGTGGATTTTGATGATGTAGATCATGCGGGGCACTCCTATGGCTTTTCTTCTTCTGTTCCTCAATATGTTTCTTCTATTCAAACCACGGATTCTTATATTGGCGAGATCGTGAATGCTATGAAAAACAGAGCTACTTAA
- a CDS encoding DUF4983 domain-containing protein, whose translation MEFWVKPNAAYTGDPVMIGNKNWANGKNKGIIFSGYTGQNFKMNIGDGTNRIDLVGGKVETNKWKHIAASFDRDGLVTLYEDGVPVTFAKMNTIGNIDSGLPLTLNQDGTNTYGINLAASYKDIRIWKSALPGNVIVNWANQEITSSHPYYAQLLSNWKCNETSGNTLTDSSSNANNMTITGSPAYNDNTTGNFKIYDYTSTTRETDHFPTVLNWLCIPVSSSWGIDGVNRIPECSNGSLATKEAQKTVDDFKVYPNPASTQIGILYKSLDKEVKAEIIDTKGSLISSRNLKSSNGLFDEKINIENIPAGVYFIRLSGTKNSQTKTFVKK comes from the coding sequence ATTGAATTTTGGGTAAAACCTAACGCAGCCTACACGGGTGATCCGGTAATGATAGGTAATAAAAATTGGGCAAATGGAAAAAACAAAGGAATTATCTTCTCAGGATATACCGGACAAAACTTTAAAATGAATATAGGAGACGGAACTAACAGAATTGATCTGGTAGGCGGAAAAGTGGAAACGAACAAATGGAAGCATATTGCGGCCAGCTTTGACAGAGATGGGCTGGTAACTTTATATGAAGATGGTGTTCCTGTAACTTTTGCTAAAATGAATACCATCGGAAATATTGATTCCGGACTTCCTTTAACATTAAACCAAGACGGAACCAATACCTATGGAATAAACCTTGCTGCTTCCTACAAAGACATCAGAATCTGGAAATCTGCTCTTCCAGGGAATGTAATCGTTAATTGGGCAAATCAGGAGATTACATCCTCACATCCTTATTACGCTCAGCTTCTTTCCAATTGGAAATGCAATGAAACATCCGGAAATACTCTGACAGACTCTAGCTCCAATGCAAATAATATGACCATAACAGGATCTCCTGCTTATAATGATAATACTACAGGCAATTTTAAAATCTATGACTATACCTCAACAACCAGAGAAACAGATCATTTTCCAACGGTCTTGAACTGGCTTTGCATTCCGGTTTCCTCTTCATGGGGAATAGATGGAGTAAACAGGATTCCTGAATGTTCCAACGGAAGTTTAGCCACCAAAGAAGCCCAAAAAACAGTTGATGATTTTAAGGTTTATCCCAACCCTGCTTCTACCCAAATTGGTATTCTTTATAAGTCTTTAGATAAAGAAGTGAAAGCAGAAATTATTGATACGAAAGGGTCTCTTATTTCTTCAAGAAATTTAAAATCTTCCAATGGTCTTTTTGATGAGAAAATAAATATTGAAAATATTCCGGCAGGAGTATACTTTATTAGGCTCAGCGGGACTAAGAATTCCCAGACAAAGACTTTTGTAAAGAAGTAA
- a CDS encoding GNAT family N-acetyltransferase: MNDINNEVKIIAYEPQYKGAFKALNEEWIKTFFVMEASDYKLLDNPEEQILNKGGHIGFALLNGEAVGTCALVKAKDEPLTFELSKMAVSPKAQGKKIGYLLGNALVEKAKELKAEKVFLETNSVLVPAIKLYEKLGFRHMPITNPGYDRVDVQMELDLKA, encoded by the coding sequence ATGAATGATATTAATAATGAAGTAAAAATTATAGCTTACGAACCCCAATATAAGGGAGCTTTTAAGGCTTTAAATGAAGAATGGATCAAAACATTCTTTGTGATGGAGGCGAGCGATTATAAGCTTCTGGATAATCCTGAAGAACAAATTTTAAATAAAGGAGGACATATTGGGTTTGCATTGCTCAATGGTGAAGCGGTGGGAACATGTGCTCTGGTAAAGGCCAAAGATGAGCCCCTTACTTTTGAGCTTTCAAAAATGGCGGTAAGCCCTAAAGCACAAGGGAAGAAAATCGGATATCTATTAGGTAATGCCTTAGTAGAGAAAGCAAAAGAGCTAAAAGCAGAGAAAGTATTTTTGGAAACTAATTCTGTCTTAGTTCCTGCCATAAAACTCTATGAAAAACTAGGCTTCAGACATATGCCGATCACTAATCCCGGATATGATAGGGTAGATGTACAAATGGAGCTAGATCTTAAAGCTTAG
- a CDS encoding aminotransferase-like domain-containing protein, with protein MPKDVLYLKIANSVTEQIKSETLQFGDRLPSLRSAQKLYNVSLNTVKQAYMELESRSLVESRPKYGYFVSQTSQRKLALPSVAKMKISEGKNTPEDLIGKVFGTIGGTDVTQFALGIPGKSLLPVAKMKKCMIDVIKRKSDSGTNYEPVQGNEQLRREIAKWSIVMEGKITEKDLVITSGAMNGVYNCLMAVTQPGDSVAVESPVYFGILQAIQLLGLKAVEIPTHPITGVDLDELKKVLPKLSACCFVVNYNNPLGFQMPDENKKELVRMLTEHNVPLVEDDVYGNIYFGAGRPKPCKFYDEAGIVMWVGSVSKTLAPGYRVGWVAPGKFKEKIIRQKLVQTVSSPSLFSDVIADFLEHGRYDHHLRMFRKKLYANYLQIQKSVTQYFPDNTKISEPKGGFMLWLELDKRICTEDLYDEAVSQKVNFAPGRMFSQYNQYQNCMRLNYALEWTDRVESDLEKLGKMIKNRI; from the coding sequence ATGCCCAAAGATGTCCTTTACCTTAAAATAGCCAATTCTGTCACCGAACAGATCAAAAGTGAGACGTTGCAGTTTGGAGACAGGCTGCCTTCCTTAAGGAGTGCTCAAAAGTTGTATAATGTTAGTTTAAATACTGTAAAACAAGCATATATGGAGCTTGAAAGTCGTTCTCTGGTAGAATCACGCCCAAAATACGGATATTTTGTAAGCCAAACCTCACAACGTAAGTTAGCATTGCCCTCTGTGGCTAAAATGAAAATTTCTGAGGGAAAGAATACTCCTGAAGATCTTATCGGGAAAGTATTCGGAACCATTGGAGGAACAGATGTGACGCAATTTGCATTGGGGATTCCGGGGAAAAGTCTTCTTCCTGTAGCCAAGATGAAGAAATGCATGATTGATGTAATAAAGAGGAAAAGTGACAGTGGAACGAATTATGAACCCGTACAAGGGAATGAACAGCTTCGCAGGGAAATAGCCAAATGGTCCATTGTGATGGAGGGGAAAATTACAGAAAAGGATCTGGTCATCACCTCGGGAGCTATGAACGGGGTGTATAACTGTCTGATGGCCGTTACACAACCCGGAGACTCCGTAGCGGTGGAAAGTCCGGTTTATTTCGGGATTCTTCAGGCTATTCAGCTGTTGGGATTGAAAGCGGTGGAGATTCCAACCCATCCAATTACGGGAGTTGACCTGGATGAATTGAAAAAGGTTCTTCCAAAGCTATCTGCCTGTTGCTTTGTGGTTAATTACAATAATCCACTGGGTTTTCAAATGCCTGACGAGAACAAGAAAGAATTAGTAAGAATGCTCACCGAACATAATGTTCCCTTGGTAGAAGATGATGTGTATGGAAACATCTATTTCGGAGCCGGAAGACCAAAGCCGTGTAAATTTTATGATGAAGCAGGTATTGTGATGTGGGTAGGGTCAGTTTCTAAGACGTTGGCTCCAGGATATAGGGTTGGATGGGTTGCTCCCGGAAAGTTTAAGGAAAAGATTATCCGTCAGAAATTGGTTCAAACCGTTTCCAGCCCGTCTCTGTTTTCGGATGTAATAGCTGATTTTCTTGAACATGGGCGGTATGATCATCACTTAAGGATGTTCAGGAAAAAGCTTTATGCGAACTATCTTCAGATTCAAAAGTCGGTTACCCAGTATTTTCCTGACAATACTAAGATTTCAGAACCAAAAGGAGGGTTTATGTTGTGGCTGGAGCTAGATAAAAGAATCTGTACAGAAGATCTTTACGATGAAGCAGTTAGCCAAAAGGTAAATTTTGCTCCCGGAAGAATGTTTTCACAGTATAATCAGTACCAAAACTGTATGCGTCTGAATTATGCTCTGGAATGGACGGACCGTGTAGAAAGTGATCTTGAGAAATTGGGTAAAATGATAAAAAACAGAATTTAA
- a CDS encoding helix-turn-helix domain-containing protein, which yields MSFFGTNIKKIRQVKGLSQKAFADLLDLNRGVISSYEEERAEPKIETILKVASHFSLDLDKLLTETLETDQLLNVSGMDQLSLFPETTINERNEESSLQDNNSKNHSVLQKILASVDLIYEFTTENPLLPQYNYGDILFLNKADLKIDPTYNLLVYTDGNLQYASRTDKQNLYKIVGQVSISEKNIFTDIFKRLEKLERKE from the coding sequence ATGAGTTTCTTTGGAACTAACATTAAGAAAATAAGACAAGTTAAAGGACTGAGCCAAAAAGCTTTTGCTGATTTACTTGACTTAAACAGAGGAGTGATAAGCTCATATGAAGAGGAACGTGCAGAGCCAAAGATTGAAACGATATTAAAGGTAGCCAGCCACTTTAGTCTTGATCTTGATAAGCTATTGACTGAAACTCTGGAAACAGATCAATTACTCAATGTTTCAGGCATGGATCAACTAAGTCTTTTTCCAGAAACTACTATTAATGAAAGGAATGAGGAGTCATCATTACAGGATAATAATTCCAAAAACCACAGTGTTCTGCAAAAAATATTAGCATCCGTAGATCTGATCTATGAATTTACAACAGAAAACCCATTGCTTCCTCAATACAATTACGGAGATATCTTATTTCTGAATAAGGCTGATCTTAAAATTGATCCAACCTATAATCTATTGGTTTATACTGATGGTAATTTACAATATGCCTCCCGTACAGATAAACAGAACCTTTATAAAATTGTAGGACAGGTTTCAATCTCTGAAAAAAATATTTTCACAGATATTTTTAAGAGGCTAGAAAAATTAGAAAGGAAAGAGTGA